Proteins encoded in a region of the Methanobrevibacter millerae genome:
- the cobQ gene encoding cobyric acid synthase CobQ gives MAKCIMVQGTSSNAGKSMLVAALCRIYKNRGYKVAPFKSQNMSLNSYTTFENGEIGIAQMLQAEAAMIEPSIHMNPVLLKPKGDFTSNVIIQGKSIGDMNFYDYQHKYHDTAFDAIKDSFNKLSSEYDIIVIEGAGSPAEINMRDQDIANMEIAHLADANVILIADIEMGGVFAAIAGTYVLLDDYDRSRLKATVINKFRGNLNILKPGLDRIEEITGEPVLGVLPYDETLRLPEEDSASLTTHNFDEDKDIMIGVIRLPKIANFTDIDPFEAESDVGIRMIGVNDDIGDVDAIIIPGTRNSTQDAYELQKSGLADKIIAKAHEIPIIGICGGFQILGEEIIDEEKKESKQGTIKGLGLLPITSEFKREDKIVTQSQATIPDNLCGIAGEMFKDIVGETVTGYEIHEGTSNLLNCNALLNIEKGQGNDENGLVDGACHENIFATYFHGIFNNYNFRREFLNYIRAKKGLEIQTGEDPYKAQKDYSLNKLAEIVENNLDMDIIDKLIFKE, from the coding sequence ATGGCTAAATGTATAATGGTTCAAGGAACATCATCAAATGCGGGAAAAAGTATGCTTGTAGCAGCTTTATGTAGAATTTACAAAAATAGAGGGTATAAAGTAGCTCCATTTAAATCTCAAAACATGTCTCTAAATTCATATACCACTTTTGAGAATGGTGAAATTGGAATAGCCCAAATGCTACAGGCAGAAGCTGCAATGATTGAACCAAGCATACACATGAATCCAGTTTTGCTCAAGCCAAAGGGAGACTTTACATCCAATGTAATCATACAGGGAAAATCAATCGGAGATATGAATTTCTATGATTACCAGCATAAATATCACGACACAGCTTTTGATGCCATAAAAGACAGCTTCAATAAACTATCATCAGAATATGATATTATCGTAATCGAAGGTGCGGGATCTCCTGCCGAAATCAACATGAGAGACCAGGACATTGCAAATATGGAAATTGCTCATTTGGCTGATGCAAATGTAATCTTAATAGCAGACATTGAGATGGGAGGAGTATTTGCGGCAATAGCTGGAACATATGTATTGCTTGACGATTATGACAGATCACGTCTAAAGGCAACAGTCATCAATAAGTTTAGAGGAAACCTTAACATATTAAAGCCGGGACTGGATAGGATTGAAGAGATAACTGGTGAGCCAGTTTTAGGTGTTTTGCCATATGATGAAACATTAAGACTTCCGGAAGAGGATTCTGCATCCCTTACAACACATAATTTTGATGAAGACAAAGACATTATGATTGGAGTAATCAGACTTCCGAAAATAGCTAATTTTACAGATATTGATCCATTTGAAGCTGAGAGCGATGTGGGAATAAGGATGATTGGAGTTAACGATGATATTGGAGATGTTGATGCTATCATAATTCCCGGAACCCGTAACTCAACGCAGGATGCCTATGAATTACAAAAAAGCGGACTTGCAGATAAAATCATTGCAAAAGCTCATGAAATACCAATAATCGGAATTTGCGGAGGATTTCAGATACTTGGTGAAGAAATCATTGATGAAGAGAAAAAAGAATCAAAACAAGGAACAATAAAAGGTTTAGGTTTGCTTCCAATAACTTCCGAGTTTAAACGTGAAGACAAAATTGTAACACAATCACAGGCAACAATTCCAGATAATCTATGTGGAATTGCCGGGGAAATGTTTAAAGATATTGTTGGTGAGACAGTTACAGGATATGAAATCCATGAAGGGACAAGCAATCTTTTAAACTGCAATGCTCTTTTAAATATCGAAAAAGGTCAGGGAAATGATGAAAATGGTCTTGTAGACGGTGCTTGCCATGAAAATATTTTCGCAACATATTTCCATGGAATATTCAATAACTATAATTTCAGACGTGAATTCTTAAATTATATTAGGGCAAAAAAAGGACTTGAAATTCAAACTGGCGAAGACCCATACAAGGCCCAAAAAGATTATTCTCTAAATAAACTAGCTGAAATCGTAGAAAATAATCTGGATATGGATATTATTGATAAATTAATTTTTAAAGAATAA
- a CDS encoding DUF2207 family protein, with product MLGLNNNQFDENIKNIPCDDSYPMVSILYSKNNGVGVNALSLTILDLINKNQIRCDIDLDDSYEIGKKLTPHDMEVMKHITLRIANKGELKTSESLAINLLKNMNKSKKFNLKSMAKQSNITAIANKFENDFSDFLKVIENENDFDGKNYKDILENGKLTGKGKEIKKEWKNFQDYLKSKDLTEKFPPESALENSQQIIYGACFGIEKNALDVRENNSTLTDFIDKDGYKLLNIIFNNALLNVSEKRKGDGIFYGVNDKYTIPGGG from the coding sequence ATGTTAGGCTTAAACAATAATCAATTTGATGAAAATATCAAAAATATTCCTTGTGATGATTCATATCCTATGGTTTCAATATTGTATTCAAAAAATAATGGTGTGGGTGTAAATGCATTATCACTTACAATACTTGATTTAATCAATAAAAACCAAATCAGATGTGACATAGATTTGGATGATTCATATGAAATAGGTAAAAAATTAACTCCACATGATATGGAAGTCATGAAACACATAACTCTTAGAATCGCAAATAAGGGTGAGTTGAAAACTTCAGAATCATTAGCTATCAATTTGCTTAAGAACATGAACAAAAGTAAAAAATTCAACCTAAAAAGCATGGCCAAACAAAGTAATATTACTGCAATTGCCAATAAATTCGAAAATGATTTCAGTGATTTTCTCAAAGTTATTGAAAATGAAAATGACTTTGATGGTAAAAATTATAAAGATATCTTGGAAAATGGTAAATTGACAGGCAAAGGAAAAGAAATTAAAAAAGAGTGGAAGAACTTCCAGGATTATTTAAAGTCAAAGGATTTAACTGAAAAGTTTCCTCCTGAATCTGCATTGGAAAATTCTCAACAGATTATATATGGTGCATGCTTTGGCATTGAAAAGAATGCATTGGATGTAAGGGAGAATAATTCTACATTAACAGATTTCATAGATAAAGATGGATATAAGTTATTAAACATTATATTTAATAATGCATTACTGAATGTAAGTGAAAAAAGAAAAGGTGATGGAATATTTTATGGAGTTAATGATAAATATACCATCCCTGGTGGAGGATAA
- a CDS encoding STAS domain-containing protein, which translates to MNISKNYNEKELTLVIEGRVDTITSQNLHEEINNEIGNFDSLIMDFTDLEYISSAGLRV; encoded by the coding sequence ATGAATATTTCAAAAAATTATAATGAAAAAGAATTAACATTAGTTATTGAAGGCCGTGTTGATACAATTACTTCACAGAATTTGCATGAAGAAATTAATAATGAAATAGGAAATTTCGACTCCTTAATAATGGATTTTACAGATTTAGAATATATTTCAAGTGCAGGACTTAGAGTTTAA
- a CDS encoding ATP-binding protein: protein MSSIILKPKLTELYTLNEFILNELQEENLHVNLIVEEVFVNIIKYSKADFIKVNVEYENETLIMKFIDNGIEFNPLLKEKHDLPKDIDEAQIGGLGIFLTKQISDELYYNYIDGENHLKIIKKVE from the coding sequence ATGAGTTCAATAATACTAAAACCCAAATTAACTGAATTATATACTTTAAATGAGTTTATATTAAATGAACTTCAAGAAGAAAACCTCCATGTTAATTTGATTGTTGAGGAGGTTTTTGTCAATATTATAAAGTATTCAAAAGCTGATTTCATTAAAGTAAATGTTGAATATGAAAATGAAACATTAATAATGAAATTTATTGACAATGGAATTGAATTTAATCCTCTTTTAAAAGAAAAACATGATCTTCCCAAGGATATTGATGAAGCGCAAATTGGCGGATTAGGTATATTTCTTACTAAACAAATATCTGATGAACTTTACTATAATTATATTGATGGTGAAAATCACTTAAAAATTATTAAAAAAGTGGAATAA